CATGATCCGCGGAGCAAGCTGAATCCCGCCTTCATCTCCCAATATATCGAACTTCATTATATGGAGAATCTGTATTTGGACCATATGGCTGAAGTGCTGGATACCAGCTCGAAATATTTCTCGAATTATTTCAAGAAGACATTTGGCGTCAATTATGTGGAGTATTTGAACAAGGTCCGACTATCGCACGCACGTGAATATCTCCGGAACACGGATCTCAGCATTGCCGAAATCGGAGAGAAAACGGGGTATTCGAACTCTTCCACATTTACGACGACGTTTAAGAAGTATAGCGGCGTATCGCCCAGCGAATATCGGAAAGCATCAGGAAAATAAGAGGTGGAGCAGGAGGGTTCATATTGAAGGCTGTTGCCACGATTCATGGAAAAGTGATCGTTGATCAAATCGAGAAGCCGGCTGAATTGCCGGCAGGCCATGTGCGGATTCGTACCGAATACTCGGCGGTCAGCCCGGGCACGGAGATGATTTTTATACGAAGAGCATCGGATCAGAAGGTCATTATGGGTTACAGCGCTGTTGGAATTGTCGAAGACATGGGGGACGGCGTGCAGGGGCTAACCGTTGGTCAACGGGTGGCCTGTTATGGGGCTCCTTACGTGCGCCATGCCCAGTGGCTTACAGTGCCTTCCAACCTAACAGCGATGGTTCCGGATGGCGTGGATCCGCAGGAAGCGGCTTTTGCGGGACTGGGAGCGATTGCGATCCATGCCCTGCGGGTGGCAGATCTGCGCTTTGGCGAATCGGTCGTGGTGGTCGGACTTGGCATCCTGGGGCAGATCATTGCCCAGATCGCGCACGCGGCGGCTTGCCCGGTTGCCGGATTTGACCTGAACCCGGAGCGGGTGCAGGGGATGAAGCGGCATATTCCTTATGCCTATGAT
This Paenibacillus sp. JZ16 DNA region includes the following protein-coding sequences:
- a CDS encoding zinc-dependent alcohol dehydrogenase, whose protein sequence is MKAVATIHGKVIVDQIEKPAELPAGHVRIRTEYSAVSPGTEMIFIRRASDQKVIMGYSAVGIVEDMGDGVQGLTVGQRVACYGAPYVRHAQWLTVPSNLTAMVPDGVDPQEAAFAGLGAIAIHALRVADLRFGESVVVVGLGILGQIIAQIAHAAACPVAGFDLNPERVQGMKRHIPYAYDNREQLEEQIQVMTGGYGADSVILCASGPGEELINSSMSWIRDKGKIVIVGDLSMTYARDRMFGKEAQVLISRAGGPGRYDASYELNNTDYPIGFVRWTEGRNIAEYIRLLAEGRISVKPLISHVVPVDEADKAYERYGPGSTTLGTIFNYADNA